The genome window TTACTACCATTATTGGTGTAGGAAATGGTATAAATTAAGGTATCATCCGGTTTAACTTTATCTCCTTGAATATTTACCACCTTCCGCAAGGTTATAATTTCTGTAATCACCCGATTAGTTACTTTATTCGTATCTTTAGAACTTGTACCAGAACTTGTATCCCAGGTAAATGTAGCTATGTTATCGATTAAGGTATCATTAGGGGTGTTAGTTCCTACCTTTACCCTAAGATAAACTGACCCACCAGAATTAGCTCCAATAGTACCAATATTCCAGGTTACTACCCTCTTTGAGTATGTTCCATTAGTGGCAGTGCCAAGTTGGAGGTATTGGTTAGTGGCAGTGCCAAATTGTAGGTATTGGTTTAAGGTATCTGTAATCTTAAAATTCGTTGCCTTACCTAATCCTTCATTATAGAATTTTATGGTATATGTTATTTCATCACCTGGCTTAACAGTGCCAATAGGAGAGTTTAACTTTTTATTTAAATTTGAATTACTAAAGTCTGCACAAGATGTAAAGGCATAAAGTGTGCCATCAGAAGAAGCGATATAAAGTATTCCCTCAACAATAGCAGGGGATGAATAGATTTGGTTAGGACCTGTATAATATTTCCATAGTTCAGTGCCTATATCTACATCCAGTCCGTAGACATAGCCATCATTTGCCCCAAAATATACTACACCGTTAGCTACCGCAGGTGAAGATTCAATCTTGGTGCCAATAAGATGAGCCCATTTTAGCTTACCATCTTTATTTATCGCATATAAATAACCATCATTAGCGCCACAAAATATTACCTGATTTGCTATTGCAGGTGAGGAATGGACTTTATCATTGGTTTTATATTTCCATTTTTCATTCCCTGAATAGGCATCAATAGCATAGATATAATTATCGTCTGAGGCAACATATACCACTCCATCTTTGACGGCAGGGGATGAAAATATTGCTCCAACAGTGCCAAATCGCCACTTAAAGTCACCAGATGTTGTCAGACAATAAAGATTACCATCTGCAGAACCAAAATATACCCTTCCATTAACCACTGCGGGTGAAGATTGGATTTCACCACCTGTAGGATAAACCCATTTTTGCTCACCATCTACAATGGATAAGGCATATAATCTACCATTTCTGCCACCAATATAAAGTATTCCCTCGGATACGGCTGGAGATGATAAATGGACATTCTCCCCTAATTGTTTTGCCCATTTAAGTTCAGGGTTGGTACTCCAGCAATATATCCAGCCGTTAGAATCTGCGGTATAAAGTCTATCTCTGACGATAGCCGGTGTAGAATTAATATAAGCATTGGTGCTAAAACTACCCGTTAGACTCTCTGTCTGGACATTAAAGACATACACCTTGTTATCCATAGAAGCGATATAAAGTTTTCCATCGGCGATAATTGGTGAAGAAAGAATTGAACTACTTGTCTTAGTACTCCATTTAACTTGCAGTGGTGGCCGAATAACCTCACGAAAATCATACCCTTCATGAGCAAGATTAAAATGAAACATAGGCCAATCATCACTCTCAGAATTACTTTCTGGAGTAGTTACAGATACTTTATTTGTCAACCACGGAAGCGTCCGAGTACCCTCAATAATACTCCCTTGATTTGTAATTGTGCCTGCTGGAAGTGGGGCACGAACAGTGGCATTGAAGCTTACCTGACCACCGTGTTCTGGTAATATATCACCTAAATTCCAGGTAATTGTTGCTCCAACATACACACCATTGTTAGAAATATTAGTGATAGAACATAGCTTAGCATCTATTCTATCTTCAATTACTACATTGGTAGCCGTTCCATTACCCGTATTTTTATATTTAATCGTAAAAGTTAATACTGTTCCAGGAAGAACCTCTCCTTCTGGATAAACAGATTTTTGCGCAGTTGAGAAATCAGGGGTAGGGGCTTGTTTGACAGAAGTGGTGGCAATGTTACTCCTCTGGAGATAGGTCTGATCAGATTTTATCGTGGCATAGTTAGTAATAGATCCAGTGCCCAGACGGACTTTAAATCTGAGCTTTTGCCCTATATTTCCCTGTAATAATTCATTTCGTATCCACTTAATTCTCGTTGCCTGCGTAGAAAATATTTCAGTCCAGACACCATTAGTATTAGTAGCGTAAAGGATAGTATCAATGTTTTCTCCTTCTGCTGGTTCTACCAATTCGGTCAAGGCTGGAATATCATCTATAATTTCCACATTCGAGGCATTGAAATTACCACGATTACCGTATTCAATGGTGTAGGTAAGAATATCTTGAGGCGAGGCATAAGTTTTATCAACACTTTTCGTGATGTCCAGGTCAACTATCCCGCAAGAAAGAAACAGATTAACAAACCCTGCTTTATTGCCCACAATAAGATCAAGTGAACAGGAATTATCATAATCCACTACCCAGGGTGCGGCATTTTTCCCCACATCAATATCACCCTGTCCTTCAATCCTGAGTTTTCGTCCTTTATCCAGAATAGGGTCTTTATCTGTGCCGATATTGAGGAAGACCGTGATAAATCCGTCAAAATCACCAATGACTAAATCTTTCTTATGGTCACCATTATAATCAACCACAAAAGGAATGGCATTATTTCCAATATCAATTTCTCCCGGAGATGTGGGGCTACCAAATGATGGATTTACATCTGTGCCTGTATTTAGATAAAGAAGGACATTCCCTGATTTATTTCCCACGACAAGGTCTTTTTTGTCGTCATTATTCCAATCAACAACAACTGGTGTAGCATTATCACCGACATCAAGGTTTGTTGTTGGGCTACCGGCCTGGATTATAATCCCGGTGGCAAAAAGTGGGGCATTGTCTGACTGAATATTTTTAAAATAGATTACCTGACCAAGATTATTGCCACCAATTAAATCTTTTTTTCCATCATTGTTCCAGTCTATCGGAAAAGGTCTGGCAAGGCCACCGACATCCATATTTTCAGTAAAAGTGCCTTTCTCTGCACTTGTGCCATAGACCTTTAATTCATAGCCACCAGTAAATATAGGCTCTTTATCTGTTCCGGAATTAAGAAATAATGTGACAAAACCATTTTCATCACCGACAAGGAGGTCTTTACGGTGGTCATTATTAAAGTCAATAATCGCCGGGGTAGAATACACCCCGATTTGAAGTGGGGAAGGCGGTCCTTGAACCTTAGAGCTAAAACTAAATTGAGGCGGTTGGTATGGATAATCGTTTAAAAATACATGGATAGAGCCACATTCTACACCAACCAATAAATCCAAACCACCATCCTTATTCCAATCCATCACCAGCGGCGCAGCCCTTTGCCCAACATCAATATCTAAATTACCGACTTTAATCTTTTGTCCCGGCTCAAAGGTTAAGATTCTATTTCCTATCAAAGGAATAAGTCCCTGCGTATTGGTGCCAGAAGTTACTACCCCTTTAAATAAAAAGACATTTCCCTCGCCATTGCCAATAATCAGGTCTTTTGTGCCATCACCATTCCAATCAGCGACCTGCGGCATAGCAAATTGACCGACATCAATAAAATTGGTAGCTGTGCCAGTAACCGCTTGTGAACCAACATTCATTCTAAAGCCATAATTAAAAGACGGCATATCATCACTACCGATATTTTTAAAAAACCAGACATTGCCCGGGTCATCACCAATCAAAAGGTCTTTTTTACCATCTTCATCCAAATCAAACATAAAAGGAGCTGACATTTGTCCTATATCAACACTGAGAGATTGAGTACCCCATCCTCTTCCTCCATTATATAGTATAGTGCTATTATCACCTACTGTCCAACTATGAGTACCATATTTACAGAATACAGAGTATAGGTTACTGGTCACGCCAGCATTTTTACTCTCCCAGGTATCATTATTATATTGTAAGATAGTTCCATTTGCTCCTACTGCCCAACCGTTATTCGCATCGGCAAAATGAACAGAGTATAGGTTAGTAGTGACAGTAGAAGGATAGGGAGCCCAGACATTATTGAAATATCGTAAAATTGTTCCATTTGCACCTACAGCCCACATAGTAGTTGTTTCTGGTAGTCTGGTGATTGAGTATAAATCGGTGACATTAATAGTCACGGCTGTCCAGGTAACTCCACCATCAGTAGTCTGGAGGATAGTACCAGTGGTATTATCCTTTCTTTCCCCAACTATCCAGCCGGTTTTTGCATCTGTGAAGAAGACAGAGTGAAGGTCCTCAGTGACATCAGAAGTTTGTGTTGTCCAGCTTCCATTAGCATAATGTAAAATAGTTCCTCTATCTCCAACTGCCCAGCCGTTATTAGAATCAACAAAAAAGACCGAATGCAAATTTGTTGCTGTGCCAAATGTTCTACTTTCCCAGATAGGTGTATTTTGTGCCGCCGGGATGTAATAATGAAGGATGGTGTTGTTATTACCGACTGCCCAGCCTTCATTTGAATTAAGGAAATAGACGCTATTTATATTTTGATTGATGTTACTTTGTTGAGGCATCCAGGTGTTGCC of bacterium contains these proteins:
- a CDS encoding PQQ-binding-like beta-propeller repeat protein, yielding MNPKALFSTTALLVFGIMQVCFASMPVFKEGGSYLQTYELDIGWNATPAQLDWDRDGLRDLVVGDKEGYVWFFRNTGTEFNPTFNTGVQVQFASNQQPINVGKFATPFVIDFDKNDLLDLIVGNEYGTITRFPMQANPPFVGTPTEISLANQTLRGVHFISPTTGWIVGDNGVIFQTIDGGNTWMPQQSNINQNINSVYFLNSNEGWAVGNNNTILHYYIPAAQNTPIWESRTFGTATNLHSVFFVDSNNGWAVGDRGTILHYANGSWTTQTSDVTEDLHSVFFTDAKTGWIVGERKDNTTGTILQTTDGGVTWTAVTINVTDLYSITRLPETTTMWAVGANGTILRYFNNVWAPYPSTVTTNLYSVHFADANNGWAVGANGTILQYNNDTWESKNAGVTSNLYSVFCKYGTHSWTVGDNSTILYNGGRGWGTQSLSVDIGQMSAPFMFDLDEDGKKDLLIGDDPGNVWFFKNIGSDDMPSFNYGFRMNVGSQAVTGTATNFIDVGQFAMPQVADWNGDGTKDLIIGNGEGNVFLFKGVVTSGTNTQGLIPLIGNRILTFEPGQKIKVGNLDIDVGQRAAPLVMDWNKDGGLDLLVGVECGSIHVFLNDYPYQPPQFSFSSKVQGPPSPLQIGVYSTPAIIDFNNDHRKDLLVGDENGFVTLFLNSGTDKEPIFTGGYELKVYGTSAEKGTFTENMDVGGLARPFPIDWNNDGKKDLIGGNNLGQVIYFKNIQSDNAPLFATGIIIQAGSPTTNLDVGDNATPVVVDWNNDDKKDLVVGNKSGNVLLYLNTGTDVNPSFGSPTSPGEIDIGNNAIPFVVDYNGDHKKDLVIGDFDGFITVFLNIGTDKDPILDKGRKLRIEGQGDIDVGKNAAPWVVDYDNSCSLDLIVGNKAGFVNLFLSCGIVDLDITKSVDKTYASPQDILTYTIEYGNRGNFNASNVEIIDDIPALTELVEPAEGENIDTILYATNTNGVWTEIFSTQATRIKWIRNELLQGNIGQKLRFKVRLGTGSITNYATIKSDQTYLQRSNIATTSVKQAPTPDFSTAQKSVYPEGEVLPGTVLTFTIKYKNTGNGTATNVVIEDRIDAKLCSITNISNNGVYVGATITWNLGDILPEHGGQVSFNATVRAPLPAGTITNQGSIIEGTRTLPWLTNKVSVTTPESNSESDDWPMFHFNLAHEGYDFREVIRPPLQVKWSTKTSSSILSSPIIADGKLYIASMDNKVYVFNVQTESLTGSFSTNAYINSTPAIVRDRLYTADSNGWIYCWSTNPELKWAKQLGENVHLSSPAVSEGILYIGGRNGRLYALSIVDGEQKWVYPTGGEIQSSPAVVNGRVYFGSADGNLYCLTTSGDFKWRFGTVGAIFSSPAVKDGVVYVASDDNYIYAIDAYSGNEKWKYKTNDKVHSSPAIANQVIFCGANDGYLYAINKDGKLKWAHLIGTKIESSPAVANGVVYFGANDGYVYGLDVDIGTELWKYYTGPNQIYSSPAIVEGILYIASSDGTLYAFTSCADFSNSNLNKKLNSPIGTVKPGDEITYTIKFYNEGLGKATNFKITDTLNQYLQFGTATNQYLQLGTATNGTYSKRVVTWNIGTIGANSGGSVYLRVKVGTNTPNDTLIDNIATFTWDTSSGTSSKDTNKVTNRVITEIITLRKVVNIQGDKVKPDDTLIYTISYTNNGSNTLTGVNIVDQLTSHLTNITPMNNGQYNKGTITWQIGNINPSGSGYVQFNSRVVPKLPNGTPIPNNTAVFNSNQISTPILAKPGTLTILSPDFGSSSKTCSGSFIPDNVLTYTINYINTSSLSATGVEIWDVVDEHLTVETLSNNGEYNQNNRTIKWNLGQRNTPGSVSFKARIKMPLANGTLIKNKATIKADFMPDCVTNEVIGTVTSIPEFRYSTKDVSPQDGIPLNKILTYTINYRNTGLMDAENVEIIDSLDPYLSVATLTSYAEVISGVGILNLNVHHGWTQFDKGGVDGNITIVTSSGTYTASINDFSRVQELIENINTNMTAKVNISYDSNTDRFTLQSLNGCIINLQESGTNPFWTSIKIPTGIYCSGNYSNGTITWNIGKVTVGGSGSVTFKAMVIGTPTKVSNQAEITFAGTMSVTNEVTNTIDLTPPAIGLPPTEGSLTTDFDADMDGNYTVYWQGWDDAQSGIALYELQESLDMINWTTLSNAIPGNTEYFEITNRTKGKTYYYRLRAMNLVGTWSDFCNYSDGIRIVDQLEVVNPATKTIIALNNPQKGILSNLESGQTVIEIPTGAFNSTVTFTIRQVDPPQTDLSKASPIISSILSNSGRELLALEKDYYGKGTQPVTGKSLIITLPYSDPDMKNEDDDLAYRIYRLAGDHFELVAGKQIVDKDKDLVTAYEVNQLSIFVVAAPITNLKSVIVYPNPFKLREGHKEVKFYNLSGKVNLWIYNIAGELVFNKDDITDNPYFWPIVNNAGERIASGVYIYIITNEKGEKVSGKVAIIK